Proteins co-encoded in one Brassica rapa cultivar Chiifu-401-42 chromosome A02, CAAS_Brap_v3.01, whole genome shotgun sequence genomic window:
- the LOC103853066 gene encoding ubinuclein-2 isoform X3 has protein sequence MDEPNPTTTTDDASTPAESSNPSSPKLLTAGDRKLLKVELREGETTYVSWKKLMKEASNSRGIGSSDSGLDPPPNSNPNLQSRIAPGPPAEGETADQPHSNRFNAVIEKIERLYMGRDSSDGEELDGAPDDDEYDTEDSFIDDVELDEYFEVDDAEVKHDGFFVNSGKLELIEPSTTTAIPNQKPKKRQRKELAKPCGDVADASRKKAKIAKTAGGKVDQAAASGPSPQKKSNDSKTVQDSVLENVKHSAKANLQPRNSTSPKSKAFESSGPLLLKCSNKGTPQQSNSQPNGLAKSTVTRRSENNGTHDLGNATVSKQSVQITKRGGSNTVRPKTSSTLEKAFKELEKVVAESRPPAATENQDADTSSQAVKRRLPSNVKLKLAKVARLGASQGSVSGELINRLMSIVGHLIQVRSLKRNLKIMIDSEDTANREKDTRFQLIKNEVIEMLKTQVPLMESQATNQEAGTSDDFQDVEKPPTKKKFVMDAGLEDKLCDLYDIFVDGLDEDAGPQIRKLYANLAELWPKRLMDNHGIKRAICRAKERRRASNGDLGKEMDQEKITKRKQTQVVPKPEGTAAYPDKASSSGDKTTGTVPSATTTSVVQITVDLSRDKSKQQHEKRKGASSSMEVKAGRRKTEKNVEESHLSTEKHLVLAPKQQTPDLNLPS, from the exons ATGGATGAACCAAACCCCACCACCACAACAGACGACGCTTCTACTCCAGCCGAATCATCAAACCCCTCCTCGCCGAAGCTATTAACCGCCGGCGATCGGAAATTACTGAAGGTGGAGCTAAGAGAAGGGGAGACGACGTACGTTTCTTGGAAGAAGCTTATGAAGGAAGCTAGCAATAGCAGGGGGATTGGTTCGTCTGATTCGGGCCTTGACCCGCCTCCTAATTCTAACCCTAATCTCCAGTCTCGCATTGCACcc GGTCCACCAGCGGAAGGTGAAACGGCTGACCAACCTCATTCTAATCGTTTCAACGCTGTTATAGAGAAGATCGAGAGGCTCTACATG GGGAGAGATAGTAGTGATGGGGAAGAGTTAGATGGTGCTCCAGACGATGACGAGTATGACACTGAAGATTCGTTCATTGATGACGTTGAATTG GATGAGTATTTTGAAGTTGATGATGCGGAAGTTAAACATGATGGATTTTTTGTCAATAGCGGAAAGTTAGAGCTGAT TGAACCGTCAACAACTACAGCAATACCGAACCAGAAACCAAAGAAAAGGCAAAGGAAAGAGTTAGCAAAACCTTGCGGAGATGTTGCTGATGCATCCAGAAAAAAAGCCAAGATTGCTAAGACGGCTGGGGGGAAGGTA GATCAAGCAGCTGCCTCTGGGCCCTCTCCGCAGAAAAAGTCCAATGATTCAAAGACAGTGCAGGATTCAGTTTTGGAAAATGTGAAGCATAGTGCTAAAGCGAATCTTCAGCCAAGGAACTCAACAAGTCCAAAGTCAAAGGCATTTGAATCTTCTGGCCCTCTTCTTCTGAAGTGCAGCAACAAAGGTACTCCTCAACAATCTAATTCACAGCCAAATGGTTTGGCTAAATCAACAGTAACCCGTCGGAGTGAAAACAACGGCACTCATGACCTGGGCAACGCAACGGTAAGCAAACAATCTGTTCAAATAACA AAAAGAGGAGGTTCTAATACTGTCAGGCCTAAGACCTCCTCCACACTTGAGAAAGCCTTCAAAGAATTGGAGAAGGTGGTCGCTGAAT CAAGGCCTCCTGCTGCCACTGAGAACCAAGATGCTGATACCTCATCCCAAGCAGTGAAGAGAAGATTGCCAAGCAACGTGAAATTGAAGCTTGCCAAAGTTGCTAGGCTTGGG GCGAGCCAAGGGAGTGTATCAGGAGAGTTAATCAATCGTCTCATGAGCATTGTTGGGCACCTAATACAAGTTAGATCGCTGAAG AGGAACTTGAAAATCATGATTGATTCCGAAGACACTGCAAATCGAGAAAAAGATACTAGATTTCAACTTATCAAGAATGAAGTTATTGAGATGTTAAAAACACAAGTTCCATTGATGGAATCAcag GCAACTAATCAAGAAGCTGGAACATCAGACGATTTTCAGGATGTTGAAAAGCCACCTACGAAGAAGAAGTTTGTCATGGATGCGGGGCTGGAGGACAAATTGTGTGACCTATATGACATCTTCGTTGAT GGATTGGATGAAGATGCAGGTCCACAGATCAGAAAGCTTTATGCAAAT TTAGCTGAACTCTGGCCAAAGAGGTTAATGGACAATCATGGGATCAAGCGTGCTATTTGCCGAGCAAAGGAAAGGCGGAGAGCATCGAATGGAGATCTTGGGAAGGAGATG GATCAAGAGAAGATAACGAAGAGGAAACAGACACAAGTGGTACCAAAACCAGAGGGCACTGCTGCTTATCCTGATAAGGCTTCAAGTAGTGGAGATAAAACGACAGGTACTGTCCCAAGCGCAACCACCACGTCCGTAGTCCAAATTACAGTGGACTTGTCCCGTGACAAGTCAAAGCAGCAACATGAGAAACGAAAGGGAGCCTCAAGCTCAATGGAAGTAAAGGCAGGCAGaagaaaaacagaaaagaaTGTAGAAGAATCTCACCTATCCACAGAGAAACATCTTGTTCTGGCTCCCAAGCAGCAGACACCGGACCTGAACCTGCCAAGCTAA
- the LOC103853066 gene encoding ubinuclein-2 isoform X1 has protein sequence MDEPNPTTTTDDASTPAESSNPSSPKLLTAGDRKLLKVELREGETTYVSWKKLMKEASNSRGIGSSDSGLDPPPNSNPNLQSRIAPGPPAEGETADQPHSNRFNAVIEKIERLYMGRDSSDGEELDGAPDDDEYDTEDSFIDDVELDEYFEVDDAEVKHDGFFVNSGKLELIEPSTTTAIPNQKPKKRQRKELAKPCGDVADASRKKAKIAKTAGGKVDQAAASGPSPQKKSNDSKTVQDSVLENVKHSAKANLQPRNSTSPKSKAFESSGPLLLKCSNKGTPQQSNSQPNGLAKSTVTRRSENNGTHDLGNATVSKQSVQITKRGGSNTVRPKTSSTLEKAFKELEKVVAESRPPAATENQDADTSSQAVKRRLPSNVKLKLAKVARLGQASQGSVSGELINRLMSIVGHLIQVRSLKRNLKIMIDSEDTANREKDTRFQLIKNEVIEMLKTQVPLMESQATNQEAGTSDDFQDVEKPPTKKKFVMDAGLEDKLCDLYDIFVDGLDEDAGPQIRKLYANLAELWPKRLMDNHGIKRAICRAKERRRASNGDLGKEMDQEKITKRKQTQVVPKPEGTAAYPDKASSSGDKTTGTVPSATTTSVVQITVDLSRDKSKQQHEKRKGASSSMEVKAGRRKTEKNVEESHLSTEKHLVLAPKQQTPDLNLPS, from the exons ATGGATGAACCAAACCCCACCACCACAACAGACGACGCTTCTACTCCAGCCGAATCATCAAACCCCTCCTCGCCGAAGCTATTAACCGCCGGCGATCGGAAATTACTGAAGGTGGAGCTAAGAGAAGGGGAGACGACGTACGTTTCTTGGAAGAAGCTTATGAAGGAAGCTAGCAATAGCAGGGGGATTGGTTCGTCTGATTCGGGCCTTGACCCGCCTCCTAATTCTAACCCTAATCTCCAGTCTCGCATTGCACcc GGTCCACCAGCGGAAGGTGAAACGGCTGACCAACCTCATTCTAATCGTTTCAACGCTGTTATAGAGAAGATCGAGAGGCTCTACATG GGGAGAGATAGTAGTGATGGGGAAGAGTTAGATGGTGCTCCAGACGATGACGAGTATGACACTGAAGATTCGTTCATTGATGACGTTGAATTG GATGAGTATTTTGAAGTTGATGATGCGGAAGTTAAACATGATGGATTTTTTGTCAATAGCGGAAAGTTAGAGCTGAT TGAACCGTCAACAACTACAGCAATACCGAACCAGAAACCAAAGAAAAGGCAAAGGAAAGAGTTAGCAAAACCTTGCGGAGATGTTGCTGATGCATCCAGAAAAAAAGCCAAGATTGCTAAGACGGCTGGGGGGAAGGTA GATCAAGCAGCTGCCTCTGGGCCCTCTCCGCAGAAAAAGTCCAATGATTCAAAGACAGTGCAGGATTCAGTTTTGGAAAATGTGAAGCATAGTGCTAAAGCGAATCTTCAGCCAAGGAACTCAACAAGTCCAAAGTCAAAGGCATTTGAATCTTCTGGCCCTCTTCTTCTGAAGTGCAGCAACAAAGGTACTCCTCAACAATCTAATTCACAGCCAAATGGTTTGGCTAAATCAACAGTAACCCGTCGGAGTGAAAACAACGGCACTCATGACCTGGGCAACGCAACGGTAAGCAAACAATCTGTTCAAATAACA AAAAGAGGAGGTTCTAATACTGTCAGGCCTAAGACCTCCTCCACACTTGAGAAAGCCTTCAAAGAATTGGAGAAGGTGGTCGCTGAAT CAAGGCCTCCTGCTGCCACTGAGAACCAAGATGCTGATACCTCATCCCAAGCAGTGAAGAGAAGATTGCCAAGCAACGTGAAATTGAAGCTTGCCAAAGTTGCTAGGCTTGGG CAGGCGAGCCAAGGGAGTGTATCAGGAGAGTTAATCAATCGTCTCATGAGCATTGTTGGGCACCTAATACAAGTTAGATCGCTGAAG AGGAACTTGAAAATCATGATTGATTCCGAAGACACTGCAAATCGAGAAAAAGATACTAGATTTCAACTTATCAAGAATGAAGTTATTGAGATGTTAAAAACACAAGTTCCATTGATGGAATCAcag GCAACTAATCAAGAAGCTGGAACATCAGACGATTTTCAGGATGTTGAAAAGCCACCTACGAAGAAGAAGTTTGTCATGGATGCGGGGCTGGAGGACAAATTGTGTGACCTATATGACATCTTCGTTGAT GGATTGGATGAAGATGCAGGTCCACAGATCAGAAAGCTTTATGCAAAT TTAGCTGAACTCTGGCCAAAGAGGTTAATGGACAATCATGGGATCAAGCGTGCTATTTGCCGAGCAAAGGAAAGGCGGAGAGCATCGAATGGAGATCTTGGGAAGGAGATG GATCAAGAGAAGATAACGAAGAGGAAACAGACACAAGTGGTACCAAAACCAGAGGGCACTGCTGCTTATCCTGATAAGGCTTCAAGTAGTGGAGATAAAACGACAGGTACTGTCCCAAGCGCAACCACCACGTCCGTAGTCCAAATTACAGTGGACTTGTCCCGTGACAAGTCAAAGCAGCAACATGAGAAACGAAAGGGAGCCTCAAGCTCAATGGAAGTAAAGGCAGGCAGaagaaaaacagaaaagaaTGTAGAAGAATCTCACCTATCCACAGAGAAACATCTTGTTCTGGCTCCCAAGCAGCAGACACCGGACCTGAACCTGCCAAGCTAA
- the LOC103853066 gene encoding ubinuclein-2 isoform X5 translates to MDEPNPTTTTDDASTPAESSNPSSPKLLTAGDRKLLKVELREGETTYVSWKKLMKEASNSRGIGSSDSGLDPPPNSNPNLQSRIAPGPPAEGETADQPHSNRFNAVIEKIERLYMGRDSSDGEELDGAPDDDEYDTEDSFIDDVELDEYFEVDDAEVKHDGFFVNSGKLELIEPSTTTAIPNQKPKKRQRKELAKPCGDVADASRKKAKIAKTAGGKVDQAAASGPSPQKKSNDSKTVQDSVLENVKHSAKANLQPRNSTSPKSKAFESSGPLLLKCSNKGTPQQSNSQPNGLAKSTVTRRSENNGTHDLGNATKRGGSNTVRPKTSSTLEKAFKELEKVVAESRPPAATENQDADTSSQAVKRRLPSNVKLKLAKVARLGASQGSVSGELINRLMSIVGHLIQVRSLKRNLKIMIDSEDTANREKDTRFQLIKNEVIEMLKTQVPLMESQATNQEAGTSDDFQDVEKPPTKKKFVMDAGLEDKLCDLYDIFVDGLDEDAGPQIRKLYANLAELWPKRLMDNHGIKRAICRAKERRRASNGDLGKEMDQEKITKRKQTQVVPKPEGTAAYPDKASSSGDKTTGTVPSATTTSVVQITVDLSRDKSKQQHEKRKGASSSMEVKAGRRKTEKNVEESHLSTEKHLVLAPKQQTPDLNLPS, encoded by the exons ATGGATGAACCAAACCCCACCACCACAACAGACGACGCTTCTACTCCAGCCGAATCATCAAACCCCTCCTCGCCGAAGCTATTAACCGCCGGCGATCGGAAATTACTGAAGGTGGAGCTAAGAGAAGGGGAGACGACGTACGTTTCTTGGAAGAAGCTTATGAAGGAAGCTAGCAATAGCAGGGGGATTGGTTCGTCTGATTCGGGCCTTGACCCGCCTCCTAATTCTAACCCTAATCTCCAGTCTCGCATTGCACcc GGTCCACCAGCGGAAGGTGAAACGGCTGACCAACCTCATTCTAATCGTTTCAACGCTGTTATAGAGAAGATCGAGAGGCTCTACATG GGGAGAGATAGTAGTGATGGGGAAGAGTTAGATGGTGCTCCAGACGATGACGAGTATGACACTGAAGATTCGTTCATTGATGACGTTGAATTG GATGAGTATTTTGAAGTTGATGATGCGGAAGTTAAACATGATGGATTTTTTGTCAATAGCGGAAAGTTAGAGCTGAT TGAACCGTCAACAACTACAGCAATACCGAACCAGAAACCAAAGAAAAGGCAAAGGAAAGAGTTAGCAAAACCTTGCGGAGATGTTGCTGATGCATCCAGAAAAAAAGCCAAGATTGCTAAGACGGCTGGGGGGAAGGTA GATCAAGCAGCTGCCTCTGGGCCCTCTCCGCAGAAAAAGTCCAATGATTCAAAGACAGTGCAGGATTCAGTTTTGGAAAATGTGAAGCATAGTGCTAAAGCGAATCTTCAGCCAAGGAACTCAACAAGTCCAAAGTCAAAGGCATTTGAATCTTCTGGCCCTCTTCTTCTGAAGTGCAGCAACAAAGGTACTCCTCAACAATCTAATTCACAGCCAAATGGTTTGGCTAAATCAACAGTAACCCGTCGGAGTGAAAACAACGGCACTCATGACCTGGGCAACGCAACG AAAAGAGGAGGTTCTAATACTGTCAGGCCTAAGACCTCCTCCACACTTGAGAAAGCCTTCAAAGAATTGGAGAAGGTGGTCGCTGAAT CAAGGCCTCCTGCTGCCACTGAGAACCAAGATGCTGATACCTCATCCCAAGCAGTGAAGAGAAGATTGCCAAGCAACGTGAAATTGAAGCTTGCCAAAGTTGCTAGGCTTGGG GCGAGCCAAGGGAGTGTATCAGGAGAGTTAATCAATCGTCTCATGAGCATTGTTGGGCACCTAATACAAGTTAGATCGCTGAAG AGGAACTTGAAAATCATGATTGATTCCGAAGACACTGCAAATCGAGAAAAAGATACTAGATTTCAACTTATCAAGAATGAAGTTATTGAGATGTTAAAAACACAAGTTCCATTGATGGAATCAcag GCAACTAATCAAGAAGCTGGAACATCAGACGATTTTCAGGATGTTGAAAAGCCACCTACGAAGAAGAAGTTTGTCATGGATGCGGGGCTGGAGGACAAATTGTGTGACCTATATGACATCTTCGTTGAT GGATTGGATGAAGATGCAGGTCCACAGATCAGAAAGCTTTATGCAAAT TTAGCTGAACTCTGGCCAAAGAGGTTAATGGACAATCATGGGATCAAGCGTGCTATTTGCCGAGCAAAGGAAAGGCGGAGAGCATCGAATGGAGATCTTGGGAAGGAGATG GATCAAGAGAAGATAACGAAGAGGAAACAGACACAAGTGGTACCAAAACCAGAGGGCACTGCTGCTTATCCTGATAAGGCTTCAAGTAGTGGAGATAAAACGACAGGTACTGTCCCAAGCGCAACCACCACGTCCGTAGTCCAAATTACAGTGGACTTGTCCCGTGACAAGTCAAAGCAGCAACATGAGAAACGAAAGGGAGCCTCAAGCTCAATGGAAGTAAAGGCAGGCAGaagaaaaacagaaaagaaTGTAGAAGAATCTCACCTATCCACAGAGAAACATCTTGTTCTGGCTCCCAAGCAGCAGACACCGGACCTGAACCTGCCAAGCTAA
- the LOC103853066 gene encoding ubinuclein-2 isoform X4: MDEPNPTTTTDDASTPAESSNPSSPKLLTAGDRKLLKVELREGETTYVSWKKLMKEASNSRGIGSSDSGLDPPPNSNPNLQSRIAPGPPAEGETADQPHSNRFNAVIEKIERLYMGRDSSDGEELDGAPDDDEYDTEDSFIDDVELDEYFEVDDAEVKHDGFFVNSGKLELIEPSTTTAIPNQKPKKRQRKELAKPCGDVADASRKKAKIAKTAGGKVDQAAASGPSPQKKSNDSKTVQDSVLENVKHSAKANLQPRNSTSPKSKAFESSGPLLLKCSNKGTPQQSNSQPNGLAKSTVTRRSENNGTHDLGNATKRGGSNTVRPKTSSTLEKAFKELEKVVAESRPPAATENQDADTSSQAVKRRLPSNVKLKLAKVARLGQASQGSVSGELINRLMSIVGHLIQVRSLKRNLKIMIDSEDTANREKDTRFQLIKNEVIEMLKTQVPLMESQATNQEAGTSDDFQDVEKPPTKKKFVMDAGLEDKLCDLYDIFVDGLDEDAGPQIRKLYANLAELWPKRLMDNHGIKRAICRAKERRRASNGDLGKEMDQEKITKRKQTQVVPKPEGTAAYPDKASSSGDKTTGTVPSATTTSVVQITVDLSRDKSKQQHEKRKGASSSMEVKAGRRKTEKNVEESHLSTEKHLVLAPKQQTPDLNLPS, from the exons ATGGATGAACCAAACCCCACCACCACAACAGACGACGCTTCTACTCCAGCCGAATCATCAAACCCCTCCTCGCCGAAGCTATTAACCGCCGGCGATCGGAAATTACTGAAGGTGGAGCTAAGAGAAGGGGAGACGACGTACGTTTCTTGGAAGAAGCTTATGAAGGAAGCTAGCAATAGCAGGGGGATTGGTTCGTCTGATTCGGGCCTTGACCCGCCTCCTAATTCTAACCCTAATCTCCAGTCTCGCATTGCACcc GGTCCACCAGCGGAAGGTGAAACGGCTGACCAACCTCATTCTAATCGTTTCAACGCTGTTATAGAGAAGATCGAGAGGCTCTACATG GGGAGAGATAGTAGTGATGGGGAAGAGTTAGATGGTGCTCCAGACGATGACGAGTATGACACTGAAGATTCGTTCATTGATGACGTTGAATTG GATGAGTATTTTGAAGTTGATGATGCGGAAGTTAAACATGATGGATTTTTTGTCAATAGCGGAAAGTTAGAGCTGAT TGAACCGTCAACAACTACAGCAATACCGAACCAGAAACCAAAGAAAAGGCAAAGGAAAGAGTTAGCAAAACCTTGCGGAGATGTTGCTGATGCATCCAGAAAAAAAGCCAAGATTGCTAAGACGGCTGGGGGGAAGGTA GATCAAGCAGCTGCCTCTGGGCCCTCTCCGCAGAAAAAGTCCAATGATTCAAAGACAGTGCAGGATTCAGTTTTGGAAAATGTGAAGCATAGTGCTAAAGCGAATCTTCAGCCAAGGAACTCAACAAGTCCAAAGTCAAAGGCATTTGAATCTTCTGGCCCTCTTCTTCTGAAGTGCAGCAACAAAGGTACTCCTCAACAATCTAATTCACAGCCAAATGGTTTGGCTAAATCAACAGTAACCCGTCGGAGTGAAAACAACGGCACTCATGACCTGGGCAACGCAACG AAAAGAGGAGGTTCTAATACTGTCAGGCCTAAGACCTCCTCCACACTTGAGAAAGCCTTCAAAGAATTGGAGAAGGTGGTCGCTGAAT CAAGGCCTCCTGCTGCCACTGAGAACCAAGATGCTGATACCTCATCCCAAGCAGTGAAGAGAAGATTGCCAAGCAACGTGAAATTGAAGCTTGCCAAAGTTGCTAGGCTTGGG CAGGCGAGCCAAGGGAGTGTATCAGGAGAGTTAATCAATCGTCTCATGAGCATTGTTGGGCACCTAATACAAGTTAGATCGCTGAAG AGGAACTTGAAAATCATGATTGATTCCGAAGACACTGCAAATCGAGAAAAAGATACTAGATTTCAACTTATCAAGAATGAAGTTATTGAGATGTTAAAAACACAAGTTCCATTGATGGAATCAcag GCAACTAATCAAGAAGCTGGAACATCAGACGATTTTCAGGATGTTGAAAAGCCACCTACGAAGAAGAAGTTTGTCATGGATGCGGGGCTGGAGGACAAATTGTGTGACCTATATGACATCTTCGTTGAT GGATTGGATGAAGATGCAGGTCCACAGATCAGAAAGCTTTATGCAAAT TTAGCTGAACTCTGGCCAAAGAGGTTAATGGACAATCATGGGATCAAGCGTGCTATTTGCCGAGCAAAGGAAAGGCGGAGAGCATCGAATGGAGATCTTGGGAAGGAGATG GATCAAGAGAAGATAACGAAGAGGAAACAGACACAAGTGGTACCAAAACCAGAGGGCACTGCTGCTTATCCTGATAAGGCTTCAAGTAGTGGAGATAAAACGACAGGTACTGTCCCAAGCGCAACCACCACGTCCGTAGTCCAAATTACAGTGGACTTGTCCCGTGACAAGTCAAAGCAGCAACATGAGAAACGAAAGGGAGCCTCAAGCTCAATGGAAGTAAAGGCAGGCAGaagaaaaacagaaaagaaTGTAGAAGAATCTCACCTATCCACAGAGAAACATCTTGTTCTGGCTCCCAAGCAGCAGACACCGGACCTGAACCTGCCAAGCTAA
- the LOC103853066 gene encoding ubinuclein-2 isoform X2, producing MDEPNPTTTTDDASTPAESSNPSSPKLLTAGDRKLLKVELREGETTYVSWKKLMKEASNSRGIGSSDSGLDPPPNSNPNLQSRIAPGPPAEGETADQPHSNRFNAVIEKIERLYMGRDSSDGEELDGAPDDDEYDTEDSFIDDVELDEYFEVDDAEVKHDGFFVNSGKLELIEPSTTTAIPNQKPKKRQRKELAKPCGDVADASRKKAKIAKTAGGKDQAAASGPSPQKKSNDSKTVQDSVLENVKHSAKANLQPRNSTSPKSKAFESSGPLLLKCSNKGTPQQSNSQPNGLAKSTVTRRSENNGTHDLGNATVSKQSVQITKRGGSNTVRPKTSSTLEKAFKELEKVVAESRPPAATENQDADTSSQAVKRRLPSNVKLKLAKVARLGQASQGSVSGELINRLMSIVGHLIQVRSLKRNLKIMIDSEDTANREKDTRFQLIKNEVIEMLKTQVPLMESQATNQEAGTSDDFQDVEKPPTKKKFVMDAGLEDKLCDLYDIFVDGLDEDAGPQIRKLYANLAELWPKRLMDNHGIKRAICRAKERRRASNGDLGKEMDQEKITKRKQTQVVPKPEGTAAYPDKASSSGDKTTGTVPSATTTSVVQITVDLSRDKSKQQHEKRKGASSSMEVKAGRRKTEKNVEESHLSTEKHLVLAPKQQTPDLNLPS from the exons ATGGATGAACCAAACCCCACCACCACAACAGACGACGCTTCTACTCCAGCCGAATCATCAAACCCCTCCTCGCCGAAGCTATTAACCGCCGGCGATCGGAAATTACTGAAGGTGGAGCTAAGAGAAGGGGAGACGACGTACGTTTCTTGGAAGAAGCTTATGAAGGAAGCTAGCAATAGCAGGGGGATTGGTTCGTCTGATTCGGGCCTTGACCCGCCTCCTAATTCTAACCCTAATCTCCAGTCTCGCATTGCACcc GGTCCACCAGCGGAAGGTGAAACGGCTGACCAACCTCATTCTAATCGTTTCAACGCTGTTATAGAGAAGATCGAGAGGCTCTACATG GGGAGAGATAGTAGTGATGGGGAAGAGTTAGATGGTGCTCCAGACGATGACGAGTATGACACTGAAGATTCGTTCATTGATGACGTTGAATTG GATGAGTATTTTGAAGTTGATGATGCGGAAGTTAAACATGATGGATTTTTTGTCAATAGCGGAAAGTTAGAGCTGAT TGAACCGTCAACAACTACAGCAATACCGAACCAGAAACCAAAGAAAAGGCAAAGGAAAGAGTTAGCAAAACCTTGCGGAGATGTTGCTGATGCATCCAGAAAAAAAGCCAAGATTGCTAAGACGGCTGGGGGGAAG GATCAAGCAGCTGCCTCTGGGCCCTCTCCGCAGAAAAAGTCCAATGATTCAAAGACAGTGCAGGATTCAGTTTTGGAAAATGTGAAGCATAGTGCTAAAGCGAATCTTCAGCCAAGGAACTCAACAAGTCCAAAGTCAAAGGCATTTGAATCTTCTGGCCCTCTTCTTCTGAAGTGCAGCAACAAAGGTACTCCTCAACAATCTAATTCACAGCCAAATGGTTTGGCTAAATCAACAGTAACCCGTCGGAGTGAAAACAACGGCACTCATGACCTGGGCAACGCAACGGTAAGCAAACAATCTGTTCAAATAACA AAAAGAGGAGGTTCTAATACTGTCAGGCCTAAGACCTCCTCCACACTTGAGAAAGCCTTCAAAGAATTGGAGAAGGTGGTCGCTGAAT CAAGGCCTCCTGCTGCCACTGAGAACCAAGATGCTGATACCTCATCCCAAGCAGTGAAGAGAAGATTGCCAAGCAACGTGAAATTGAAGCTTGCCAAAGTTGCTAGGCTTGGG CAGGCGAGCCAAGGGAGTGTATCAGGAGAGTTAATCAATCGTCTCATGAGCATTGTTGGGCACCTAATACAAGTTAGATCGCTGAAG AGGAACTTGAAAATCATGATTGATTCCGAAGACACTGCAAATCGAGAAAAAGATACTAGATTTCAACTTATCAAGAATGAAGTTATTGAGATGTTAAAAACACAAGTTCCATTGATGGAATCAcag GCAACTAATCAAGAAGCTGGAACATCAGACGATTTTCAGGATGTTGAAAAGCCACCTACGAAGAAGAAGTTTGTCATGGATGCGGGGCTGGAGGACAAATTGTGTGACCTATATGACATCTTCGTTGAT GGATTGGATGAAGATGCAGGTCCACAGATCAGAAAGCTTTATGCAAAT TTAGCTGAACTCTGGCCAAAGAGGTTAATGGACAATCATGGGATCAAGCGTGCTATTTGCCGAGCAAAGGAAAGGCGGAGAGCATCGAATGGAGATCTTGGGAAGGAGATG GATCAAGAGAAGATAACGAAGAGGAAACAGACACAAGTGGTACCAAAACCAGAGGGCACTGCTGCTTATCCTGATAAGGCTTCAAGTAGTGGAGATAAAACGACAGGTACTGTCCCAAGCGCAACCACCACGTCCGTAGTCCAAATTACAGTGGACTTGTCCCGTGACAAGTCAAAGCAGCAACATGAGAAACGAAAGGGAGCCTCAAGCTCAATGGAAGTAAAGGCAGGCAGaagaaaaacagaaaagaaTGTAGAAGAATCTCACCTATCCACAGAGAAACATCTTGTTCTGGCTCCCAAGCAGCAGACACCGGACCTGAACCTGCCAAGCTAA
- the LOC103853067 gene encoding 1-aminocyclopropane-1-carboxylate oxidase 5, with protein sequence MAIPVIDFSKINGEEREKTLSEIAKACEEWGFFQLVNHGIPLELLNKVKKLASDCYKTEREEAFKTSTPVKLLNELLEKNSGEKLENVDWEDVFTLLDHNQNEWPSNTSGLKETMVEYREEVRKLASKMMEVMDENLGLPKGYIKKAFNEGMEDGEETAFFGTKVSHYPPCPRPELVNGLRAHTDAGGVVLLFQDDEYDGLQVLKDGEWIDVQPMPNAIVINTGDQIEVLSNGRYKSAWHRVLAREEGNRRSIASFYNPSYKAAIGPAAAEEGSEKKYPKFVFGDYMDVYANQKFMPKEPRFLAVKTL encoded by the exons ATGGCGATTCCTGTGATTGATTTCTCCAAGATCAATGGCGAAGAAAGGGAGAAGACACTCTCTGAAATCGCTAAAGCTTGCGAAGAATGGGGATTTTTTCAG CTGGTGAACCATGGGATTCCATTGGAGCTTCTTAACAAGGTGAAGAAGCTGGCCTCAGACTGCTACAAAACGGAGAGAGAAGAAGCGTTCAAAACCTCAACACCCGTGAAGCTACTCAACGAGCTGCTTGAGAAAAACTCTGGAGAGAAGCTCGAGAACGTTGACTGGGAAGATGTCTTCACTCTCTTAGACCATAACCAAAACGAATGGCCATCAAACACTTCAGGCCTCAA AGAGACGATGGTGGAATACAGAGAAGAAGTGAGGAAGCTAGCGAGCAAGATGATGGAAGTGATGGATGAGAACTTGGGTTTGCCTAAAGGTTACATAAAGAAAGCTTTTAACGAAGGGATGGAAGACGGAGAAGAGACGGCTTTCTTTGGAACCAAAGTCAGCCATTACCCACCTTGTCCTCGTCCTGAGCTTGTCAATGGTCTCAGGGCTCATACCGATGCAGGAGGTGTGGTTTTGCTGTTCCAAGACGATGAGTACGATGGTCTTCAAGTGTTGAAAGATGGAGAGTGGATCGATGTTCAGCCGATGCCTAATGCTATTGTTATCAACACTGGTGATCAGATTGAGGTTCTTAGCAACGGAAG GTACAAGAGTGCATGGCACAGGGTGTTGGCGAGGGAGGAAGGGAACAGGAGGTCCATTGCTTCCTTCTACAATCCGTCGTACAAGGCGGCCATTGGGCCAGCGGCGGCGGAGGAAGGAAGTGAGAAGAAGTATCCAAAGTTTGTGTTTGGAGATTATATGGATGTCTATGCAAACCAGAAGTTCATGCCTAAGGAGCCTCGTTTTCTTGCTGTGAAGACTCTCTAA